In the Primulina tabacum isolate GXHZ01 chromosome 15, ASM2559414v2, whole genome shotgun sequence genome, tctatccactccgatatagccaaacgtccggtgtcctgacctaaccgtcatggactatggctcgatcgccaatatcctatcctgcaacaaagtgcaatgggccagtgacgagTCCTCACTATCCGGCCCTTCTGTCACAACATCAAATGTCTACGACTAGGCACATTCGCCTATGACTCAAGACATACATTGTCTATGCATCCATAGACCAGAAATATCAATCGTAtttaattgcaaataacaatgcaataaaataaagtatgtgatttagggaaactcgagtcaaacctcactcaagttgtgcaatcccaactcaacattaatttatacatttgtctttgcggtctgacgaagtcgaagtcccGAAGTCAAATCTATCCATAtcaatctgacaatgacaatatcaaacaggtacaatatcaatatctaactcaattcaatacatgttctgattaatactcaaatcaaaatacaatctgatcaatgtcaatcgacatacgGTACAACAATACAATCCCAATCAATcgtgaatctgattaatatcaatctactgatgtttcgacggcataataatacagtctcgataaccccgtcaatcgcaccatcacagatataataccaaaactcataatcaatatcggtaccactcataatcaataaccataccactctgatatcgaatctcaatcaattcaactccaaaaatcataacaattacatacacaatctgttcttcgatctgattccaattatacgatgtctactatatcagaaacaccgtatatgattcatattcgattctgacaatatcataatttcaacacatatcaaaacataacaaaacttacgtccagttgtagcctgcgttgataggaacacagtactgaagtcagattaaaaatcagacgggcggatttctcgtaaatccCAATCTTTATGTCGAAGAAAACTTACAACCTTTTTCCCTTGAAGCTTGCTCGGTTGCTGAATGAAGAATCacttcatttatatatatatatatatatatatatccacttgTTGCATGTAAATCAACGTGTCTCCTTTTCAGGTTTTGCAAGCGGCGCTTGGGCGGTtaatctttaccgctcgggcgcggaagtttTTGTCGAGATACACAACTgaacatctcctggcgctcgggcggaaatattctaccgctcgggcgccaaacattctgtccaaactcatggtgcattggcgctcgggcggttcttttctaccgctcaggcgcgagatgttcggtccaacatcttgagatgttcggtccaacctcttggcttataatgtaacgatgccctgcttcttcatttgagttcctataacctcaattctgtcatttaatcaacgtctgattacagcaATTAATCTCGGGCATCacactaggtttgaatgattGCAGGGTATGAAAATGTTGAAGGAGGCGCTGATGCTTGAGTGGATCGGGTCCGACAGTACACTCTCGAGGGACAttgttttccgcattagctttcgatttaaagttttaaattaaattttgaggattatGTTAGGAAAGATTTTATGCTatggtttgaagatttaatgttgattttcttttaaattgacgTATGATTTTATGGTTgatgatttatagatttttatatatttaagatttttaattgttagtttatttattttggATGGTTTCGTTGATTAGAAGAAACTTCTGACCTAAATATGTAATTCAATTATAAGTAGTCTCttttatatgtattaaaataaaaaaaaacacacacacacatataaatgaccttttttaaaaaaatgtcaagatttttttttatattcttaaaggtgtaaatttaaaaaaaaaaaacgtttttaacatattttttgTTTGTTCCACTGTTACACGTCTTCAATCATTGACTCGTTTCCACGTTTTATTTTGACTTCAAACGCGATGATTGCTTTAATtcatatatttgttttttttatttaaagaaaaaatgcaCAATTAAACCGACAGCccttttatttataattatttccaTTATTATTTTGTAGCTTTTAAATTAACTTTTTTATAAGTCAATAAACGTTGCCCAAAGTTttagaacaaatttttttttttcgttttacatttttttttgtaCATTTCGTTTTACCTTGTTAGATAAATAACTtcgtttttaaaaagaaaatgcaaaTATATATGGCATTATATTTAATTGCGAATGTTCGTCTGAAACGGATAATATACATCATctaaacaataattaaaaattataatacaataaatacaaatattttcaatataagtgtcataattttatataaaattcaaCATTCTTCGAAAATAATTACTAACAAAAAATCTGTTGTACAAgagatatattataaataataaatccaAACGAAAATACCTCCAAATAGAGATGTCGAAGGGTTCAGGTATAAAGAGTACCAAAACTTGGACACGTGTTCAACCCAAAAATACCATTTTGTGCATATGGATCAGCTAAAATGGGTATGGTTGGTATGTGCATTATATCTTGTACTCGTATGGATACAGTTGGAGCATATCGTATATGACCCGATCCATTATCCGACctgtttatattttaaataagagTATATTTCTTGTTAGATGGTTTCACGAATAAACTatgttttaaataatagtatGTCTTTTGttagacggtttcacgaatctttgtTCGTGAGGCGAGTCAATCGTTCacatattttcaataaaaagtaatatttttgttaGAAAATGTCCAGCGAGCCAACTTATGAGTTGAAATTTATTAATTCTAATttaaaaacaatctttattttaataatattttacgattttatccaattatagtaattactttatctgtatattcatgcaagataaatatatatatatatatatatatatatataaaaggtaCCATGAGGTATGTCTCTCAACATAAGATCATGAACTTATTAGGAAGCGTACcacatattctaaacaggtCTCTAGTCAAATCAGTCgcctaaaataaagataaaggtcgcttgagctgagactagtatctgtgatgtaaacgtcATATTTCATTGGTAAAGGCTTtgagatgtccattcatacaAATGAGTAATCATTTGATGATTCACTGAACAATACTCCCCCGATCTTTCCAAGTGGTAATCATTTATCGAGTTGAATATTCcccagttatggttgtacaccattagtcctttgacccgggataACGTACAGGTTCTATATACTAGCAttcactttgatccgtttaccaaCCCCATTGAGAATCATTAGTTGGCGAGGTTGAGTATATTTTCGAAATACATAGGAGCAAAATACATTGTAGATTCACCGTTTTCCTACGGTGGAAGATTCACTATTTTCTTACGGTtgaagatatcatatgtgatctaaTGAGTTAATAGTACAAGGAATCTCTGACCAGAGTAAGACATGTGCATTTTGGATAGGTGTTTTCTCGATTGCACATACCATATCACTATCATTACTCAATGATATATACATCATAtggttatcgaattcatatgcaactctcgatatggCAATGGATATTGATTCGATCTGAACATATGAATTGAAGGGACCGTAATGTACAATAACtataacttaaggttcttgTAGGTACTATCAACGATGCATAGGGGATCATGAGGCGATACTACtaaacgctcttaccatgatccgatgggtgcaatcagaaacgagttctgacattcttgatcaagagcTGATTAGAATAAGcctgaataagaataaatgttattctgaatcacatggaagTATGAACCTACAACTAGttgtatctctgaaccattgaaggTTACACAAGTATTAGATTATGTGTTCCCGTCAAGATAGTCAaagttcaagaagttgaatttggcGAATGtaatttgatggagatcaaacataatatttataaaggagtttattttGTCAAtacttataaaagagtttataagttgattcaATAGAATGAAAGAAGTGGAAGTTAGCTTACTACTAATTGAGTAAAAAGAGTGGAATTGTCTGTTTTGGTGAAAGACTTCACAAAACTGGCAACAACAACAAATGAATCAGTGAAAATTTCGATCAACGAAATTTTGAATTtccattatatgaacaagatttatATCCTTGATAAATTGACGTTGTCAGATTGTCAATCGAGATTATAATGAGtttacaattatttatttaatgaatttggaatttatttattcaataaTAGTATTAGTAACAGTGACTACTAATATGTACAATAATCTAataaaatattctaaaaaaatctagaataatttactaataaattaaataatgatttttttaattaatgtgTCTATGTATATAATAAATGTGTATATGTAGATGTattaatatatacacacacatactttatatgaaaatataaagatgtgtgtataaaaatatatcatgcatatcaaaatttgattaatacgttatataattaatgaaaatttaattaatgaaattaaaaGTCCTAAAGACGCTAAGACTAGAATCTTAGTGACATATGACTTgtctatttttaataaatatgttatCAAAGGTTAATAacacaacacacacaacacaAGGCATAAAAATACACAACAAAATTCCTCATCTCCGCCTAAAAGTATCGGCCATTAcgaaaatttttcttcaaaattttgggCCGTGTGCTTCCACAATCGTCGGACTGATTCCGGATTTCTGAAATTCATGAGTCTCAGTCTTAAAACATTTGAGATTTCTAGTGCGATCCAAACAAATAATATAGCCTATGATCGTGGAATTGATTAGGCGATCAAAGAAGTGAGATCGGTTCGAAGAAATATACAAGAATGATTATATCAACTTGAAATTCGAAATAGTTTGGAGCCAGTGTTAAATATGCAAAGATTACAATTCTAAACATCCTACGTTTGGGTGCGAGAAAACTATACTCCAAATTTTTTCAATGGATGATTCAAACAGAATATATGTATTACAAAATGGCTCATAAGACCATCTTacaagagtttttgtgtttAAATATACATGCTATACTATATATTTGTGTTTTTAGTCATATCATTTTCGTCATTTGTTGTGGAATAATGCAAATTAATAACATAGAAAGTTATATCATTTGATAAATTTATGTCATTATTTGTTTGTAGGTAAATTGTTCAAGCACAAAAAATATATCAGCTTATATTCTATTATGTTTGACTagttaatttgattaattaattttgtaacAAGATCCTTGTTGAATTAGtttgtttaattttttccttATAACCATGCTAATAAAAAAAtgccaaaaaaattataaatataattgtTTAATTGATCCCATACATTAAACTTTGGATATAAGTGAAATCGGAGTGATATAAaaagaataggtctcttgtgagacggtctcataaatatttatctgtgagacgggctaaccctaccgatattcagaataaaaagtaatactcttagcataaaaagtaatattttctcatggatgacccaaataagatatctgtatcacaaaatacgatatgtgagaccgtctcacataagtttttgactTCTAAAGATCTAACGAATCCGACCCATATCTATCTCTACTCAAAATTTGAGTGCCTGTTTAATATTTAGTTAATTTAAGCCGAATAGGAAAGATGTCGGAAAGAGTCCAAACCAAGAAGATAGAAATGCAAGGATTCCCTCTCTATAATAGCCTCTGTCCATTATTTTCCATCATCACGAAACTCAATTACACAAATCTCTCCGTCTTCTTCATCAATTATTCTATCATTCACCTTCATTTCGCTCTCCTCTTTCGAATTTTTCATGGGTAACCCGAATCGATGCTCGGTATCATTGTCGGAGCCGGAATTTCAggtacatattttaatttatcgcAGTCCCATTCCTTGATGCCCAAAAGTCCTTCAAACATGACGAGAATCTTTAATTTCTTTGAGTTCTTTTGGTTGAATTGATTTGATTCTGATGAATGATTTGCATGTGCTTGTGATTTCACGTAGGGATGACGGCGGCGAAGGTTCTGGCGGGAGAATGGCGTGGAGGACGTGGTTATACTGGAGGCGTCGGACAGGATAGGCGGGAGGCTGAAGAAGGAGGAGTTCGGAGGCGTGACGGTGGAGCTCGGCGCCGGATGGATCGCCGGAGTCGGCGGGAAAAAATCGAATCCCGTGTGGGATCTCGCCCGCCAACACAACCTCCGCACCTGCTTCTCCGATTACAGCCACGCTCGATACAATATCTACGATAACAGGTAATTATTTTTAACTAATTAATTCCAAATTATAAAttcttaattatatatataataacatgTGTGacttataaattttgaaatcaaCGGTGATTTTAATTTCGATATTTTCCAGCTTTTCATATGCGTACGCATATTTTATACAcactttttttttcttataCAAAACGagttatattataattattgttTACCAATATTCCACTTAATATTTACTAATATCCATCGATGCATGCACACACGTtaacatatataattttgatatactGTTTATCTCGGTGTCACTTCacactatatatttatatatatttactgtGTGAACATATAGATGATTAAGATTAATTaacaatatatcaaaattgtcaatatatatatatataaatacacatACAGTTAATCTAAATTTACCAATCttaatcaatttattttattcataatttCTCTGGTtatcttaaaaatatttcttgtTCTTGATGATGACACTCGTAAGTATAGGATAATTAATTccttaaatattaaatataataatagtTTATTTGTTTAGTGGGAAATATTTCCAAGCGGTGTAGCCGCAGATTCATACAAGAAGGCCGTGGATGCCGCAATTCTGAAGCTAAGCTACGAACAAGCCAATCAAGAATATAATGACGAAGCGGCATCGTAAGCCTTAATTTATGAGTCATTTTTCTAATAAAAAGAATATAATTTTACAggattttatattatatatattcattttgaaggaaaaaaatcaTTGGTTGGTCAAAATTCTGATAAAATGTAATGTGACAGAGTTCCAAAGACTCCATTAGAGCTGGCGATTGACTTCATTCTGCATGACTTGAAATGGCaggtcaaaattttatttatcttttttaaaatatttattcaataatataatattattttttaaattatattattttgaataTATAGAGGTGGAACCAATTTCGACGTACGTAGATTTTGGTGAGAGGGAAATTTCTGGTGGCAGATGAAAGAGGATACGAGTCCTTGCTTTATAAAATGGCTGAGACCTTTCTTTTTACCTCCGAGGGTCAAATCTTGGACCATCGTTTTAAAACTCAACAAGGTTAGTTTATGTTATTTTCtcgtattatatatatatatatatatatattatatatatatatataattttgatatgatatctCTTATCGTGTCTACGTGTGTGTCAATAGCTGAGGGTCAGGTCAGTGTTacatatcaaattatatatgtgtgtgtgtgtgaaatcagatttttaattttttttctataaaaGTAGGAGTACATATATACTTTGATGTGATTGTTGAAGACAACTTTGCTTTTTATGAATCTGGAAGAGAAGCttattttataatttccatAAATTTCCTTTTTCTTATAAAATTGATGGATAGAAAAAAGAAAACGTGTTGcaataaaatttagaaaaatctGTTCAATAATTCACAAGATGTACGCGCGTTTGTGTGGAGGGAAATGGGAGTTGGAGCTAATGCTTAGTTCATCTACAATTCTTGGGGGTccccaattaaattttatttaatttctttgtGCAACATGATGCTTCTTAGGTAGGCCGTcatatcaaatatttaagaAAACAGAAAAATTAGGCAGCCGATTCCCTCTTTATAATTAATTCTTGAATTTATCcctaaatctcaaaatttgtctTTTACTAATTTGTTTAATATGTTGACATTTCTTGGATTTGCTACATCAACAAAATACTATGTTTCCCCGTCAATCTAAATATAATACAAAATACTATGAATGAATGAATGAACCTTTGATTCGACGAAATTCGGTTCAGGTAGTCCGGGAGTTGCATAATTCGAGATACGGCGTCGTGATGAAAACCGAGGATGGTTCCGTTACGAAGCCGACTACGTGATCTTGTCCGTAAGCATTGGTGTTCTCCAAGCCAACTCATCAAAATCTTACCACTCTCCCAGTAAGCTCTTTTCTCTTCtgaaaatcttttttttttaaatcattttataattgattattCATAACTTTACTAACAAAATGTACTTACATGGGAAACCATCAATTGTATGTTAAGCACTATAATGATCCAATAATGGTACATGAaattgaaaattatatatattattgtaaTAGTTATTCGCTTATGGTCCCAATTGGGTTGGACTACCTAATCTAATAAATGGGTGCATGAAACAGCactaacaaatttttttttaaaacacataAATAAAACTATATTTTGTTTGATCGTATGACCCACCAAATGAGTTTGTTTACACCAAACCCTGACAAGGAGTATACTTAACGAGACAAAACTAGAATCGGGCTCGTAACATGATAAACTAACTGTATTGAACGAAATTGAGCTATTCAcgaaataataatttcaaaacgACATGAGGTTAAGCCTAAATATTCCAGTCCACTCGTTTTGGATATGCAGTTGAGTTTCGTAGTAGTAGTATCTATGGGCTGTCTCTCAATGGATCCAGAAGTTTTTTTGGCCTCTTTCAATATAAATTAAAAGCAATGTTTACGTCTAACCAAAAGGCTGTCAGCAGTTGGTCGCCAgataatgtttatttaaatgGTAAAATGTTTGTTTAGTGTAATTCAATGATGCTTTTGTCTTATTTGTATAGGTGACAGATGCAAAACGTGTATAtacattaaattttaatataagatATGATAATAATGTATAACAAACTTTTatataagatatatatatatatattaatataatttaattaaacaatttgaCAGAGATGGAAACAGAAGCCATAGCAAGTTGTGACATTACGGTGTACACAAAGGTATTCCTCAAATTTCCAAGCAAAATTTGGCCCACTGGTCCTGGCaaagaattttttatttacGCCCACGAACGAAAAGGATACTACACGTTTTGGCAGGTAAATTATTAGtattttcttattatatatattattattttattttattattctttttttaaaaaaaattatattatataatttttatgtgCATTATTAGTTAGCGGTTGGCTCCTCTATCCGCTCAATATTAAATTAAACcataagaaatttaaatataaatcgtATATTTTTCAGTTGAATATGATTTTTGACGATTAGCTACCGTTATTTTATGATCAGCACATGGAGAATGTGTACCCGGGATGCAATATTCTCGTCGTGACTTTGACAAACGGAGAATCTAAACGAATTGAAGCGCAATCGGATCAAGCGACGATGGAAGAAGCCATGGAAGTGCTGAGAAACATTTTTGGTCCCAACATTCCGGACGCAACCGACATAATCGTCCCTCGCTGGTGGAACAATCGTTTTCAGAGAGGAAGCTATAGTAACTACCCGATTTACGTCGATACTCAACTTGTCGACGATATTAAGGTTTGTACCTTACTTTTTTTTTACTTGTCATTTTTAAGATCTCATGTAATAATTGAATCCGATGCTCTATCAATTGTGCATGGATTAAATTCCTCAATTCCAGATTCCTCTTTAGGATTtggtttaatatatatatattttgtaatgCATGTGATGTTGTTTCAGTGTCCGGTGGGTCGGATATTTTTCACCGGTGAACATACTAGCGAGAAGTTCAATGGCTATGTTCATGGGGCTCATCTCTCAGGTGAACTAttcatatatacacacacacacaacaaacACACAAAATACTTATATAGACGTTGTAGATATAGATATTACCTTAACTATGTTTCGTATCTAGCAGGAATTGAAACGAGCAACGCTTTGCTAGAAGAAATGAGGACAGAAAAGAAGCGAAGAAGCGAAAATCGAGCTTTTCTATTAGAACCATTTTTAGCACTGACGGGATCTTTAACGTTGTCCCAACCCGAACCAAGATCAAGCTTACATACAATTGATATTCCTCAACAACTCTTCTTACAAGCTACCAAGATTCAAACCGCCAAGATTCGACTTCCAGAGGCTATCTTATGACTATATGGACCTATTTGTCCGGAAAATCTTAACAGTCTGACTGATGATGATAAAGAAAACATTTGGAAAGATTCTAATGAGCAGCAAACTCGTTGATGCGTAAAAGTTGCTAAGGGCAAAGGATCGGGGACGAAAAACACGTCGCTGATGTTGAATTTGCTTCTGTTTTgttgaagatttgaagaaagATGAGTTGATTAGAGAAAGGTTACATGTTTCTTTGGCAATGTACATAGTTTTTCTAAATCTGGTTTGGTCAATTGTTATTTGAATGactatagtttttttttatgtgtAACATACCGTTttttaaactactttaaaatttgttgaataataaaaattttcttaattaaatagaactttcaaattgcgataacaataaactgatcattcaaaatatttgcaacgaaaagatcacaaataaagtttgctaaaaacacttgtttaaatatcgtaaacaataacgtgaaatcagagtatttaaacattgcataatttcttaaaaatatgggtggtcctcgggtttagccacCTACTCAGTCCAAGTCGACTCATTGgtcccacccctcgtctcctcaaatttatcatcacctgcatcgatcaagtctagttagtctaaagacttaacacgtttaaactggatataacaagtaatacgtaataaaaccacacgcGTCTTTAAAGTATGGCTTACatacttgaacgtaatagcataaaatacttgaaacttgaacgtaatagcataaacgtagacgtgccatcatcataaaacttttcataaacatgcttgtttcatacatacttgaacatatataaacttatcattttgcatagagatatgtttcaaagcaagtgactcatacataaatgtgcctgatcagactaaaccaaatactgggctgacagggaaaatccactgccacatacatgagatccccgatcatgctttatcgggtggattggtccctagtcatactttaccgctttccaatcctgatctaaacccggtcatgttttaccggggtggagaggtcatcggccacgttcactgacttccaaacccgttcataatttggtcacaagacatttagcatacatcaaaaacataaaatattttttgcacgtcgaacatacttacatggcgttgagggattcgttggatctcgcttggggccactactgcacgtactaacatgagttcgaatatctaccttgcataacataaacgtatagtcatgctcacacccaaaaatgacaaaatattctaaatctctcgggacttgacctcgtttaatcattgtactaaatcataacatcaaacccaaaaacaatcccaaaaaaaaaattacattttttttagaaaggacacggaccccgtgtaagggtccgtgaaGATGCTAAAAATtcgcattttgaaggaaaaatagacacggactccgtgtcgggGTCTGGGAAAGGGTCCGGGTAGCCTCTGAACTTGCAAGCtcgcgaaaattcactaacttattgaTTCATCTTCCAATCCAAGCCTAGGANNNNNNNNNNNNNNNNNNNNNNNNNNNNNNNNNNNNNNNNNNNNNNNNNNNNNNNNNNNNNNNNNNNNNNNNNNNNNNNNNNNNNNNNNNNNNNNNNNNNacatgcagaattttcgttttccttggcaagcttcacgttttcttggttgtgagtttcaggtgttggatcgactccaggctcccaagggctcctagacatgtagtaggatgcattaggaccattttggtccattcaaaaccgccccatgcttgctggaaattcagaatgacgcaagtcccataggtgcagaaatttgtttcgaaaattcagttttgtgtcaaggggtggatctgatcttggctgccccaagggccttagccatggttggatcactccctagcatgtctaagacgtgactaagttgcccttttggtggcttggtccatggctcatcggtttttaaaaatcaacagaacagccccttccccattcggcccttccatttttcagcatatggttcgttcttttgtgcttggtgtggatcttggttggcctatggcccttagccacggttcatatcatgctcctagatgtctagatcgtgccatggtcaatcaaatggccactggaacgacaacgacatcgatcatagcataaacactacacacgcatgcacgttgctctcggttggacccttcggttgagtttggtgtgatgcggattgtggctggcctagggccttagccatggttcaaatcattccttgggatgttggtaagagtctctggtcggtggttcagcccctaatggccgatagtctcgaaaccaacgcaagtcttgtagtgcgcagctgctgaaATTACAGCAAGTGCTGTGTcgttagaaggctcgtttgagttcttggttggcttttagcccatggccttggactggacagtgcctcattgagttgggaaggtcatgtttttgaccgttgtcatttggatcatttttgaggtcgtacgagaatttacggtgcaatgtgccaaattgactctcgaaagagcgtttcgtgttttggcctccattccacctagatttcgaccctatcattttaggacattatttttgatttttcagcgtatttaatcatgactatacgtcggttcagtgtcggttcaggttggctcggagtcatgattaaatgcgaagtcattaggcgtcatagtcgcatcttttgaacgtaaattgcatagttggtcagtttaagctattgcatttttcatggcacagttaggttgcagcgagcctgggaacgatccaatccaatccagttggtaaaattacaggaattttcattacgccagttaattattttacgtgcattaaatagaaaatgattatttttgagatttatgcgatatggcttgtggttcattcactatgtgggagtgttattttatacggtcgccagtgaccgatcagttcagtatggtaccacccggtcgccagtgaccggccagctcagttcagtttcagcctccccggtagccagttaccgatcagttcagcttagtgcagtggccacaggcgtaaaacataatctcaacagaaaattttaccagtatttcagtacaggctccaaggagcaaaatttttacagtgatttccagttcagttatgcacgtattataattgct is a window encoding:
- the LOC142525861 gene encoding polyamine oxidase 1-like — protein: METEAIASCDITVYTKVFLKFPSKIWPTGPGKEFFIYAHERKGYYTFWQHMENVYPGCNILVVTLTNGESKRIEAQSDQATMEEAMEVLRNIFGPNIPDATDIIVPRWWNNRFQRGSYSNYPIYVDTQLVDDIKCPVGRIFFTGEHTSEKFNGYVHGAHLSGIETSNALLEEMRTEKKRRSENRAFLLEPFLALTGSLTLSQPEPRSSLHTIDIPQQLFLQATKIQTAKIRLPEAIL